Genomic DNA from Spirochaetaceae bacterium:
CGGCAGCCATCGTGCCGTGTGCAGCCATCAGAAGTGGTACACCGCGGTAGCGGTGGCGCTGACGAAGTTGCCGAAGAAGTGCGGATCGTTCGCATCCGCCCACGGCGGTTCCCAGGAAAACCAGTATTCGAGCGTCACGCCGAATGACCAGTCGGGGGTAGCGCGCCACAGAAATCCCGCGCCCGGTTGCAGGGCAAACGCCACCCGGGTGTTGTCCACCAGGCGCATCACCACGGCGCCGACTCCGGCACTGATCGGAATCTCCATCTGCGGCAGGTTGATCACGTATCCGGCACGGACCAGGATCGGCACCATGTACCAGAGCGCGTCGTTGATGTCGACGCCCAGGCCGCCGCCCAGCTCCGCACCGATCGTGAACGACTCGTCCAAGTAGGCACTCCAATTGACGGCGGCCGTGCCTACCACGCTCAGGTTGACCGGAAGCACGTTGTCCTTCTTGCCGTCCGGAGTTTCCACCTCGTCGGTTGCGAGCAGGAACAACGGCAAGGCAATTCCCAGCCGCATGGCCAGCGTGCTGTCTCCCAACCCGTAGCGCGGCGCGACCAACGGTTCGACTTCCGCTCCGCTGCCGTCCTCGTCCTGATCCTGTGCATACGCAACGGCCGGCAGGGCCAGCATCCCGACCAGCAACAGCACCCCAAGGGCGGTGGTCCGGGACCACCGGTACAAGCAAATCACCGACGCCACCCTACCATTGGGAAAACGGTGCGCCAAGACCAACCGCACGGAACTGCACCAAAGGACCACAGCATCCATCAACAGCCCGTGGCGACCGTGCCCCGTGCGGCGTCAAACCGCCGGTAAATGCCGTCGAGCACGCCATTCACGAACCGGTAGGAGTGCTCTCCGCCGAATTGCCGGGCCGCGGCCACGCTTTCGTCGATCGTCACCTCGGCGGGGATGTCGCGCTGATGCAGCAGGCAGTAGGTGCCGACGCGCAGCACCGACAGGTCGATCCGCGAAACGCGCTCGATGTCCCAGTGTTCCAGGTGGCGATCGATCTCGCGGTCGATCGCCGCCAGATTGTCGATACATCCGGCGATCAGCAGGGAGGCGAATTCGAACGTGGCCGGTGCCATGGCGCGCCGCCGCTGCGCGTCGATCCAGGAGTAATCGAGCAGTTCCGCCAGCGGTGCGCGTGAAATCTCGAACCGGTACATCGACTGCACGGCGATCGTCCGTGCATCGCGCCGCTTGTGCATCACCGACCGCACGTGCCGGCAGGACGACGCCCTACCACCGGAGATTGTCCTCGAAGATGCGCACCTCGGCCTGCTGCCGCAGATCGTCCAGGGTCGCCAGCAAGGCGCTCTGGTACGCCTGTGTCTGCACGCTGTTCGCCAGCAGCACGCGGATCTGGTCGCGTACCGTGCTCTCCGACATCGGATTGACCGGATCGTCGAGGCCGAGGATACGCGCCGACACCTTGTCTACCACGCGCACGATGTGGAATCCGACGTTGGAGCGCAGCACGCCACTGGTCTCGCCCTCGTCCATGGCGAACGGCGCGTCGAAGAATTCCCGCCCGAGGAGTTGGCTGGTCGCCTGGTCATCGCGCCGCAGGTAGGTACCGAACAGCCCGCCGGAGTCGTGCGACTCAACATCGTCGGAATAGGTGCGCACCAGGTTGTCGAACCGGGCGCCGTTGACCAGTTCGCGATGCACCCGCTCCGCGCGCTCGCGCACCGCCACGCGTGCGGACGCCTCGTTGACATTGCGGGTGTCAAAGAAGATGTGCTTGAACTGCACCATGTCGGGCTGGACGAACACGGTAGTCTTGTTGGCCTCGTAGAACGCCTCGACGTCGGCCGCGGTGGGCAATTCGACGGCGCGCAGTTCGTCGCCGCGCACGCGCGCCACGTAGCGCTGCTGAATGAGCGCCTTGCGAAGCTGCTCACGGTACTCATCCCAGGACAGGCCGGTCTCGCTGACCAGCGACCGGTACTCGGCGTCGGTCAACGCGCGCCCCAGGTTCAGGCGGTGCCCTTCCTGATCTCGAAGCTGCCCGATGCGGGTGTCCACGTCGGCGTCGCTCACCGTCACGCGTTCGCGTTCCGCCGCCTGATCGAACAGTCTTTCCCCGACCAGGAGATCCAGGATCGCAGGGCGCTGTTCCGGCGGCACGGGCTGACCGGTGCGCAGCTCGAGCAACTCGATCTGGGTGCGCAGTTCGCGTATGCCGATCACATCGGTCTTGTGCAGCCGTACCGTGGCAGCCGGGCGGTCGATCGCCTGCGAGGCGACCGCGGCGGGAAGCAAGCTGGCGATGACGAGAGCAAGACAGGTTGTGCGGGCGACCACTGCTCCTCCGGGACGCAATATACCACGCGCCACGGTCGCAGGACGAACAATACGTTCCCGCACGGTGGCGACGCCCGTGACAACGGCACGAATCGCCCGCCGGTCCGCGATCTCGGCCAGATCACGGCCCAGTCTCGGTCAGCGCCGCAGAACCACCGCCCGCGGCGTCGTTCCTGGCCCAGCCGGCCGGCCTGCCCAGGAGCCTGGCGGAACCCGACAGGTTCCTAGGTCGCGGCCAGTTCGGGAAAGCCGATCTTTTCCTTGAGTTTCTTGACGCCGGCGAGCTTGGTGTCCAGGGCCAGTCCCCGGCGCAGGTGCTCGGCGGCGCGGCGGTTGTCGCCGTTGCTCGAGTAGATTTCGGCAATCTTCTTGTGGAAGAACGCCGAGTCCTTGCGCGAGATGTCCATGTCGATCAGGTTCTCGATGTGCTCGACAACCAGCTCCGCCGGCAGGTGCGGCACCATCTTGAAGCAGATCAGGGTGCGCAACCGGTCCACAACCTCGTCGACGAAATGGTGGAAGTAGGGGCGCTCACGCTCGTACAGGTACAGGCGCCGGTACAGGTCCGCCGATCGCACCAGGTCGCCGCGCCGCTCGAACGCTTCCGCGAGGAGGAACGAGCAGTCCATGAAGTCCTCGTGAGACATGTACTTGCGCAGGTCGATGTGGGCCATGAGGAGTTGTTCGTAGGTCTCCAACGCCTCCTCGTCGTGGGAGTTCAGCAGATCATAGAAGATGAGCTTGGACTGACTCACGTAGTCGTGGCGGCGCTGCCTGAGAAACTCGCGGTAGTCGAACGTGACGGTGCGGAACAGGCTGGCGTGGGTGCGATCGTAGTTGATGCGCCGCTGTGGATCGCTGAGCACCTCGTAGGCATCGATCAACGAACGCATGCGTTCGTCGGAGCCGACGAGTGCGGTGTCGGGATGTAGCTCCTTAGCGCGTCTGCGAAACGAGCGTTTGATCTCGACCGCGCTGGCCCGCGGCGAGATGCCGAGGGTCTTGTAGTGGTTGGGAGACAAGGCACAACCCCTGTGGCCGTGACGGGGGCCGCCCCTCCCTGAACTGCCCGCCCGATAATCTGGCGGCCCGTCCGCCAGTTATCAGGGCCGATTGTAGGACGCGGGATTGTTGACTGTCAAGTGCAACCTGGCCCGCCCGGACCGGCCCGCCCTGCCCGCCCGGTGGCCGCCGGTGCGGGCGGCGTGGTGGGGGGCGCCGGCAGGAGCCGCCCGAGCCGCCGTGGGTTGTTGTGTACCGCCGGGTACCGTGATACAAGGAGCACACGACTGCCCAAGATGCTCGGTTTTCTGATCAAGAAGGCGTTTTTCGATACGTGGGACAACCTGTTCCGGGTGTTGCTGCTGAATATCGGGTTCTACGCCCCGGTCGCGCTCCTCGTTTACGCGCCGGTGATTGCCCCGCTGCTGCCCCTGACCCTGGCGCTGCAGGTCGTTGCCCTGGCCTGCTTCTGTGTCTACACCGGCGGGGCGAGCGCGGTGGCGAGCGCGATCGCCGACTACCAGTCGCCCGGCTTTGCGCTGTTCTGGGATGCGGTCCGGGACACCTACCGAACGACGCTGCTGTTCGCGCTGGTCAACGGCGTCTACTTCGTGATCCTGCAGGTGGCGATTCGCGTGTACGCCCAGGTGGACCAGCCGGTGCTCGGCATGATGGGCCAGATCATCCTGCTGTGGGTCACCGTCGGCTGGGTCCTTGCGGCGCAGTTCTTCTTTCCGATTCAGTCGCGGCTGGAACGCAAACCCCGCAAGATGGTCCGCAAAATGCTGCTCCTGTTCTTCGACAACACCGGCCTGATGCTGGTACTCGCGGTCGGAGCCCTGGCGATCCTGCTCGCTTCGCTGTTCACCGGCGGCATATTGCCGGGACTCGGGGCGATCCTCGTGTGGCACAACGTCGCGCTGAAGCTGCGCCTCTACAAGTACGACTACCTGGAGCAGCACCCGGACGCCGACCGCAAGGAGATTCCCTGGGACGCCCTGCTGGTCGATGACCGCGACCGGGTGGGGAAACGCACGCTGCGCGGCATGATATTCCCGTGGAAGGAGTAGCCCGCGTTTCGAACGCGCCGGTTCAGGAGATGTGCAGGCGGCGCCCCACCTCTTGCGCTTCCACCTCGGAATTGAGGATGCCGGAATTCTTCAGGAACATGCCCTCCCCCTCCATCGCCTTCATGATCCGCTGCAGGGCGCGATTGGCGCTGATCGGGCTCTTGCAGACGAACGCGTAACAGCGCTTGCCGGAGATCATCCCCGCGTTCTTCAGGTAGCGGGTCACCACCTCCGGAATCTTGCCGGTGAACGTCGTGATCGACTCGCCGCCTATGGCAATGTACCCGTAGATGGTAAGCTTGCTGTTGATGTCGCGAGCACCGTCGATCAGATCGACCTGGTGGCCCTGCGTCTCGATTCCTCTCGCCAGCGCCTGCGCCAGCGACAGCAGCCGTTTGCGATTCTTGCCCTCGAAGAATACTACCGCGGTACGCATATGCAAGGAGTTGTCGGCACTTGAGGCAGTATAGGGAGCGGCGAATCGCGCGGTCAACGGCCGGCAAGCGGCGCGCGGGCAGCCTCTTGGTCCGGTCGGGCGGCGGATGACGGTGCGCGCTGCCATGCTGTTCGGCGTGCTGGCCGCGTTGTCGAACTGCGCGAAGTCGGAAGCGCCGGCGCCGCCCAAACCGATCCTGGCGCTGCCCGAGAGCGTGTTGCTCGCCGAACACGCGCCGCCGTTCTACTCGCTGCAGGAGTCGGCCGCCGGAGGCCAGTGGATTGCCGTGTACGCCGACGCGGCCGACCTGACCCTGCGCCTGGCGCGCGGCTCGCTGGCCGCTCCGCGGGCACACGCGGACAAAGTAGTGACCATCGACCGCGTCGATCTCGTGCCGGGAATCAATCCCTACTTCGGGCGCCATGCGTTCCTGCAGCACGACGGCATCGAACACCTGTTGTACACCGACCAGGAACTAGCCGATGCACGCGTCACCAAGTGGATCCATCGCCCGGTGGACAGTGCCGAGCCGTGGATCGTGGACCTGCTGCCGGAACCGGTCGTGCCGGTGGGGGTGCTGCCCGGCCCCGCCTCGGATTTCGAGCCGGCCGGATTCACGTTGTTCGGCCTGCTCGGCGAACAGGACGAGGCCCTGCGTTCATTCGACGTCCGTCCGGCGCTGCTGGAAGATCAATCGACGCCGATCCATGCCGGCGACCGGTCCCTGCCCGCGGACGCCGCGCCCACCGGCGTCCCCGAAGCCCCGGGCCCGGCGCTCAGCCCCTACCATTGCGCCGGCCGGCACGGTTTCTCGATGTTCGACCACCGCGGACTGCTGGTGGTGGAAGATGGCCGCGACGATGTGCGCATCAAGCTTCCCGGACGCGAACCGGAATTGCCGCCGCCACCCTTGTCGGTGGCGTGTGGCTCCCAGGAGCTACTCGTGGTGGCTTACGTACGTGACGACCGCACGGCACTGGAATCCAGCGACGGCGCCGCGCGGGGCGCACACGAAATCGTTGCCGTCACGGTCGACCGCGGCGGTGCCATCGGATCCGAGCACAAGATCACGCTGGCACGCGAAGTGCATGCGCTCGCGGCGTTTGCGGAGCGCGACGATACCGATGCGGCGGCGCCGGCGTTCACCGTCCTGTTCTCGGAGCTTGCGCTCGGTGACTCCGGCGAACCGGAATATCACCTTTCGCTGGTGGCGCCGCGCGCCGAGGGGGCGTACCGGAAGCTGATCCTGGTGCGCGGCAGCGAGCCGGTGCAGGACGCGCGTGCGCTGCGTGCGGGAGGCGTGTTGGCGGTGTTGTTTCGGCGCGCCAATCAACTGCGGCTGTTGCTGGTGGAGCTGGAGCCGCCGACCGCGGGCGGCGGGTCGCAGAGCGCGGGCGGCTGGTAGCAGTCCGGGAGCAGTCCGAACGATCAGCGCGGCAGGCGCCCGTGGTGGCGCCGCGCGACGGCGAGGCGCACGGCTGAGTGGCGCAGAGCCTCACGCGCATGCCCGAGTTCAAGGTCGGTTGCGCCACGCTCCATCGACTCCAGCGCCCGCTGGTGAGCCTCCTCGGCAAGCGCCAGATCGATCTCGTCAGCGCGTTCGGCACGATCGGCGAGGATCACCACGTGATCGGGCAGCACCTGCATCACGCCGCCGCCGATCGCCATGTACCGGTCGTTCCGTCCGTCGACCCGAATGACCAGCTCGCCATGCTCCAGCGCGGTGAGCATCGGCTGATGATGCGGCAGTATGCCGAGCACGCCATCCGCACCGGGAGCAATCACCATGCTCACCTGCTCGTCGAACAACTGGCGCTCTATGGTCAGTATCTCCAGGCGCACGCGCCCGGCGCCCGCCGCCCGCGCGCCCGCGGCCTCCGTTGCCGCGGAATCGGAGTGGCCCGACCCGCTCACGTCAGCCCGCCGCCACGTCCGTGCGCTGCCCGCCGGCACGCTCGATCACCTCGTCCAGTGAGCCGGCCATGTAGAACATCGGCTCCGGCACGTCGTCCACCTCCCCGTCGAGCAGGCGGCGGAAGCTGGACACGGTATCCGACACGGGGACGTAGCGCCCTTCGCGGCCGGTGAACTGCTGCGCGACGAACATCGGCTGCGACAGGAATTGCTGGATCTTGCGCGCGCGCGACGCCACCAGCCGGTCGTCCTCGGACAGTTCATCCACGCCGAGGATGGCGATGATGTCCTGCAGGTCGCGGTACCGCTGCAGCACCTCCTGCACACCGCGCGCCACGTCGTAGTGTTCCTGTCCCACCACGCGCGGCTCCAGGGCGCGGCTGGTGGACGCCAGCGGGTCGACCGCGGGGTAGATGCCCAGCTCGGCGATCGACCGCTCCAGGGCCAGGGTGGCGTCGAGGTGCGCGAACGTGGCGACCGGCGCCGGGTCGGTGTAGTCGTCCGCGGGCACGTACACGGCCTGCATGCTGGTGATCGATCCGCGCTGCGTGGAGGTGATGCGC
This window encodes:
- the atpC gene encoding ATP synthase F1 subunit epsilon, which produces MSGSGHSDSAATEAAGARAAGAGRVRLEILTIERQLFDEQVSMVIAPGADGVLGILPHHQPMLTALEHGELVIRVDGRNDRYMAIGGGVMQVLPDHVVILADRAERADEIDLALAEEAHQRALESMERGATDLELGHAREALRHSAVRLAVARRHHGRLPR
- a CDS encoding peptidylprolyl isomerase yields the protein MVARTTCLALVIASLLPAAVASQAIDRPAATVRLHKTDVIGIRELRTQIELLELRTGQPVPPEQRPAILDLLVGERLFDQAAERERVTVSDADVDTRIGQLRDQEGHRLNLGRALTDAEYRSLVSETGLSWDEYREQLRKALIQQRYVARVRGDELRAVELPTAADVEAFYEANKTTVFVQPDMVQFKHIFFDTRNVNEASARVAVRERAERVHRELVNGARFDNLVRTYSDDVESHDSGGLFGTYLRRDDQATSQLLGREFFDAPFAMDEGETSGVLRSNVGFHIVRVVDKVSARILGLDDPVNPMSESTVRDQIRVLLANSVQTQAYQSALLATLDDLRQQAEVRIFEDNLRW
- a CDS encoding J domain-containing protein — encoded protein: MSPNHYKTLGISPRASAVEIKRSFRRRAKELHPDTALVGSDERMRSLIDAYEVLSDPQRRINYDRTHASLFRTVTFDYREFLRQRRHDYVSQSKLIFYDLLNSHDEEALETYEQLLMAHIDLRKYMSHEDFMDCSFLLAEAFERRGDLVRSADLYRRLYLYERERPYFHHFVDEVVDRLRTLICFKMVPHLPAELVVEHIENLIDMDISRKDSAFFHKKIAEIYSSNGDNRRAAEHLRRGLALDTKLAGVKKLKEKIGFPELAAT
- the nusB gene encoding transcription antitermination factor NusB, which codes for MHKRRDARTIAVQSMYRFEISRAPLAELLDYSWIDAQRRRAMAPATFEFASLLIAGCIDNLAAIDREIDRHLEHWDIERVSRIDLSVLRVGTYCLLHQRDIPAEVTIDESVAAARQFGGEHSYRFVNGVLDGIYRRFDAARGTVATGC